The following is a genomic window from Amycolatopsis acidiphila.
GAGGCCGGCGAGCAGGGAGAGCGAGTTGGCAAGGCGGTGGCCTTCGCGCCGCCACATGACGGCCCCGTTCACGATCAACGCGAGCGGCAGGATCATCGCGACGACGAGGGCGACCACCAGGAACACCAGGCCGAGCACCCGATCGAGCCAGGGGGACTCGGTGGCGCGCACGAGGAGCCACAGCAGGACGAACAGGCAGGCCAGCCCGAGCCAGACCCCGTTGCTCACCCGCCGCGGCTCGCGCACGACGCCGATCGCGAAAAGTCCCAACGCCGCGGCGGCCAGGTATGCGTAGAGCACGGTTCCCCCTGTCCTCGCCGGAAGGACGAGCATAGGAGGCGGGGTTGGTCACGGGGTGGCTCAGGGGTGGCCGCGGCGGTGTCGCCAGGGTGTGCGCACGGCCTGCGAGCGGCAGCGCGCGACCGTCGGGCGGGGCGGGGCGCGGCGTGGTCGGCGCCTCAAGCAGACCGCCTGGTGGCGGCGGCCGAGGCGAGCGGCCCGGACGCCACCACCCGGGAGCGGGCTCAGCGATCCGTCGCCCGCCCCCGCCACCCGCGGGCTCAGCCGCGCCTGCTCTCCGGCGGCCCGAGGTAGCTGGGCCGGAGCCCACCGGTGTTCACGACCAGCTTCTGCACCACCACCGTCGGGTCGATCATCCACACCTTGACCGTGTGCACGCCCGGCGCCGCGATCGTGTGCGTCGTCGTGGTGAGGTTGACGTTGTCCGAGGTGTTGCGCTCCCACTGCCGGTTCATGCCGGCGTCGTCGGCGCCGGTCGCGGCGATCACGTCCACCACCTGCGGCTGCTCGTCGTCGATCGACACCGCGTACTTCAGCCCCTCGCCCGGCACGGCGTCGTTGCGCGGCGACAGGTAGGCGAGCACCTGCACCGGCCCGGCGGTCGAGAGCGTCATCGTGTACTCCAGCCGCGGTCCCTGCCCCGCCACCTGCCGGGGCGCGGTGACCGGGAACGGTTCCATACCCGAGCCGTCCCGCCCGATGTCCGGGATCCGCTGCCACTGCACGCCGCCCGCGCCGACCGCCCGCGTGAAGTGGTCGGCCTGCATCGAGACGTAGCCGTTCGCCTCGACGAAGCCCTTCGGGTTGGCGAGCGTGTTGTCCACGACCGCCTGCACCTGCACCGTCGTGCCGTTGCCCGTCACCGTGAGAGGCACCGTCGTACGGCCCTTCGGCGCGTGCGCCCAGTCCACCCACACCGTGACGCGGGTCTGCTTGTCGACCCGGCCACGGTCCTGGTCGACGTGCACCCACGGCGCGCCGGAGCGGACCTGGAAGTCGAACGGGACCGAGCCGCGGTCGAACACGTCGAAGTACTGCTGGGGCTGGCTCTGGTACGGGCTGAACGTCGGCAGCACCGCTGGCGAGGGCTCCGCGGGCCACCACTTGTCCGAGCCGCCGATCGCGACGCCCAGCTCCGCGCGGTCCGGCAGCGCGATGCGCTGGACCGCCGGGAAGACCTCGTCCGGCAACGCCTCGTTGTTCAGCTCGGGTTCCTGCCAGCCCGCGCCGGGGCCGTACCGTGCGACGTCCCCGTAGCCGATCTTGGGCTGGGTCTGGAAACCACGCCACTTGCCGCCCGCGAGCGTGTTGTTGTAGTAGTCCGACATCGCCTGGTCGTCGGCGAAGCGCGCATCGGTGACGTCGGCGAGGTCGTTCGTCGCGGCGCGGCCTTGCTTGGCGTACAACAGGTTGGTGAACTCGGCCTGGCGCAGGGCGTACAGGTTCGCGCTCGCCTTCACCTCGTAGTACACGAGTTCGTAGTACGCGTCCTGCAACGCGGCGGGCAGTGTTCTCCTGATCGCTTCGGCCTGCGCCGCGAGTTGCTGCCACTGCGCGGTGACCCGGTCCAGCTCCTGGTAGTCGGTGAGGCTGAACGGGGAGGCCTGGTCGTCGTAGACCACCTGGTTGTCCGGACCGGTGGTGATGCGGCGGTTGAGCAGCTCCGGCTTCCGCCGCGACTGCAGGATCGCGTAGGTGTGCAGCACCTCGGCGATCGCGCCGGCCTGCCACGGGCCGAAGCTCTCCGCGGTGTACCTGCGTTCCCACTCGCCGAGCTTCGCCAGCGGCCAGCGCGCGGGATTCCAGGCGTAGTCGAGGAAGAACTGCGTGGGCAGCTCGTCGTTCTTCAGGTCGCCCACGTTCACCGTCCACAGCCGGTTCACGCCGTACTGGTAGGCCTGGTTGAGCTGGTCCCAGATGTTGGGCAACAGGTTCGTGTCGGCCCACTTGTAGTCGCGGCCGCCGCCCACGTAGTCGAAGTGGTAGTACAGCCCGTAACCCCCGCCGCGGGGCGGCAGGGTCTGCTCGGGCAGCTTCCGGAGGTTGCCCCAGTTGTCGTCGGCGAACACGACCGTGACGTCGTCCGGTGGTCGCAGCCCCTCGTCCCAGTACCGCTGCACCTCCTTGTACAAGGTCTGGACCTGCGGGATCGTCGTGACGTCCTTCCCGGTGACCTGCCCGAGGATCTGCCGCTGGCTCGCCAGGATGTCTTTCATCAGGTCGATGCCGTCGCCGTCGGGCAGACTGGTGTCGCCGTTGCCGCGCATCCCGAGGGTGACGACGCCCTCGAAGTCCTCCTCGGTCATCCGCTTGATGCCCTCGGTCCAGTACTTCTTGATCGCGTCGGCGTTGGTGCGGAAGCTCCATTGGCCGTTGCCGCCGTAGGGATCGCTGCCGGGCGTCGCGTGCCGGTTCCATTCCTCGATCCCGCGCATCATCGGCGCTTCGTGCGAGGTGCCCATGACGACGCCGTACGCCTTGGCCGTGAGGTGGTTCTGCGGATCGTCCTCGGCGAAGGCCCGGCCCCAGACCGCGGGCCACAGGTAGTTGGCCTTCAGCCGCAGCATCGTCTCGAAGATCTTGGCGTAGAACTGGGAGTTGAAGCCGTTGGGATAGCCGGGGGCGAGGCCGGGGCCGAAGTAGCCGGGCGCCCACCGGCCCAGCGCCGGGTTCTCGTCGTTGAGGAAGAACCCGCGGTACTCCACCGCCGGCGTGCCCTGGCTGTGCCGGCCCGGCAGGACGTACAGCTCGTTCTGGTGCGCCGCGGGCACGTCGTCCCACCAGTACCACGGCGAGACCCCGATCTGCCTGGAGATCTCGTAACCGCCGTAGATCGTGCCGCGCTGATCGCTTCCCGCCACGACGAGGGCGCGCCGGACACCGGGCATCGGGTTTTCGACCACCTGCTGAAGCGAGGTCTCCCATTTCCCGGCGATACCGCCGACGTCGAGCTTTCCGGTCCTGACGAGATCGTCGACGAGCGGGCTGTGGCCGAGCGTGCCGATCAGCACCACTTCGCGCACCGAGGGAACGGTGTCGACGGAGAGCACGGGCCTGGTTCCGGTGACGCGCTGCAGGTCGCCCTGCAGGTCCGCGGCCGCGTGGGCCACGCCCTCGTAGTCGCCGCCACTCACCACGATCGGCGTCGTTCGGCCTTGTGCGGCAAGGGGAAAGCGGCCGGGGCCGGGGTCGTGGACGACGAAGTCGTCGGCCGGCGCGGCCGGCGCCGCCGTGCTGGGAACGGGTGCGACGACGGCCGTGAGCGCGAAAGCCAGCGAAGCCAGAATGGCGGCGGATCTTCTCATCGGGCGATCTCCGTTGACCGAAACTTTTCGAGAATCATTCCTCCGGCGGTCTCCCAGTGTGCTGTTCTTGACGCGGAATGTAAACCCGTTCTACCGTCCCTCAGTCAGTCCGCCCGATTTCGAAATGTTTCGATAAATCAGGGGTCCTTATGCGCAGATTCCTCGCCATCGTCGTCGGGGCACTCGTACTCCTCGTCGCGCCCACCGCCGCCGCCGCGCCGCCCACGCTGCGGGCGCTGGCCGCCCGGCACGACATCCGGATCGGCACCGCGGTCGACATGTCCGCCCTGGCCGCCGATCCCGTCTACCGCCGGCAGGTCGGCAGCGAGTTCTCCACCGTCACCGCCGAGAACGTGATGAAGTGGGAGGTCCTCGAACCCCAGCGCGGTCAGTACGACTGGAGCGCAGCGGACCGGCTGATGGCGTTCGCGCGGCAGCACGGTCAGGCGGTGCGCGGGCACGTTCTGGTGTGGCACAGCCAGCTTCCGGCCTGGCTGACGGCCGGGAGCTTCTCCTCCGACCAGCTACGGCAGATCCTGCGCAAGCACATCTTCGACACCGTCGGGCACTTCAAAGGCCGGATCTGGCAGTGGGACGTGGTCAACGAGGCGTTCAACGAGGACGGCACGCTGCGCGACACGATCTGGCTCGAGAAGCTCGGGCCGGGCTACATCGCGGACGCCTTCCGCTGGGCGCACGAGGCCGACCCCAGCGCGAAGCTGTTCTACAACGACTACAACATCGAGGACGTCAACGCGAAGAGCGACGCGGTCTACCAGCTTGTGAAAACCCTTCGGGCGCAAGGGGTTCCGGTCGAAGGCGTGGGAATGCAGGCACATGAGACGGTCGACTACACGCCGACGACCATGCGGCAGAACATGCAGCGCTTCCAGCGCCTCGGCCTCGACACGGCGGTGACCGAGGCCGACGTCCGGATGGTCATGCCCCCGGACGCGGCGAAGCTGGGGGCCCAGGCGGACGTCTACCGCAGCATGCTCTCGGACTGCCTCGCGACCGACCGGTGCATCTCGTTCACGGTGTGGGGCTTCACGGACAAGTACTCGTGGGTCCCGGGCACGTTCGAAGGCCAAGGCGCGGCGAACCTGCTCGACGAGACCTTCACCCCGAAACCCGCCTATGACGCGGTGCGCGCGACCCTGGCCGCGAAGGAGCACCGGGGTTAGCCGGCGGCGCCACGACTCGGGCCCACCCCGTCCGCGAACGCGGGCTGGGTGGGCCCGCGCGCTGCCTACTGCTGGTAGTGCTCGACCTCGCTGATCGGCCGGGCCTCGGCCACGCTCTCGTCCTCGCCGAACTCGCGGCGGGCGCGGCGCTGGCGAAGCAGGTCCCAGCACTGGTCGAGCTGCTCCTCGACCTGCTTGATCCTGGTGCGGTCGGCGTCGTCGAGGCCGGCGCCGGTGGCCTTCTCGCGCAGCTTGTGCTCCTCGGCGATGAGCTCGTCGATGTTGCCGATGATGTCCTTGTCGGTCACGCGCTCACCGTACCTCGCCCGCCGTCCGCACGGTTGCTCACGACGTGCGCGGGTATGCGGGTAGGGAGAGGAGGGCGAATGTCTGCTCTGCACGAGCTGAAGGACCAGGCCAGGGCCTATCGCGGGAACGAGGACCGGCCGCTGGGCGGCTACCTGGCCGTGATGGTGGTCTACGGGTGCCTCGTCGGCCTCGGGACCCTGGCCGTCGCGCTGACCGGGCGCAAGCTGCCCCAGCGCGTCCCGAAGGAGGACCTGGTGGTCCTCGCACTGGGCACGCACAAGCTGTCGAGGACCCTGACCAAGGACGCGGTGACCAGTCCGCTGCGCGCGCCGTTCACCCGGTACTCCGGCACCGGCGGGCCGGCGGAGGTGATGGAGGACGTCCGCAAGCCCAGCGGGCTTCGGCACAGCCTCGGCGAGCTGCTGTCCTGCCCGTTCTGCCTGGACATGTGGGTCGTGACGGCGTTCGCGTTCGGCCTGCTGTTCGCACCCAGGGCGACCCGGCTGGTCGCGGGCGCGTTCGCGACGCTGGCCGGCGCGGACTTCCTGCAGCTGGCGTACGCCAAGGCACAGCAGATCACGGAGAAGGGGTAAGCGATGACCGACCTGATCGAGCGCGAGACGACCGCGACGTTCCGCGAGGCAGACGACGCCATCGTGTCCGCGCGGCGGGCCTTTCCCGACTGGGCACGCACCCCCGCCGGCGAGCGTGCCGCGGCGCTCAAGGCCGCCGCCGCCGACCTGCGGGCGCGGGCCGACGAGATGGCCGAGCTCAACCACCACGAGACCGGGAAGCTGCTCGACGAGGCCAAGGGCGGCGTCGAAGCCGGGGCCGCGACGCTGGAGCAGTACGCCGAGCTGGGGCCGACGCACCGGGGCCGCAGCCTGCAGGGCGGCTGGGACGCGACCGACGTGATGGTGCCCGAGCCGCGCGGCGTCGTGCTCGCGCTGACGCCGTGGAACGACCCGGTCGCCGTCGCGTGCGGGCTGCTCGGCGCGGCCCTCGCGACCGGCAACACCGTCGTGCACAAGCCGAGCGAGCGCTGCCCGCAGCTGGGCGCGATCATGACCGAGATCCTCGCCGCACACCTGCCCGGCGATGTGCTGCGCTGCGTCTCCGGCGACGGCCGGGTCGGCGCGCAGCTGGCCGCGCATCCGGAGGTGGACCTGATCGCGCACGTCGGCAGCACGGCCACCGGGCGGTCGATCTCCGCGGCCGCGGCCACCAGCGGCGCCAAGGTCCTGTTGGAGAACGGCGGCAACGACCCGCTCATCGTGGACGGCGACGTGGACCCGGCGTGGGCCGCCGAGCAGGCCGCGCTGGGCTCGTTCGCCAACGCGGGGCAGATCTGCGTCTCGGTCGAACGCATCTACGTGACCCGCGACCTCGCGCCCGCCTTCCTGGACGCGCTGGTCGAGCAGGCCCGCAAGCGGCCGGACGAGATTCCGATGGGGCGCCTGGTCGACACCAGGCTGCGGGACGAGGTGCACGCCCAGGTCAGCGAAGCGGCCGCGGACGGCGCGGAGCTGCTGGCGGGGGGAGCGCTCCCAGAGGGCGACGGCTCGTTCTACCCGGCGACCGTCCTGACCGGCTGCGAGCCCACCATGCGGATCATGCGGGAGGAGACCTTCGGCCCCGTCGCGCCGGTGCGCGTGGTCGACGACTTCGACCAGGCGCTGCGCGAAGCCTGCGACGACCGCTACGGCCTGGCCGCGACGGTACTGACCAACTCGATGGCGCACGCGCAGCGCGCGTGGCGTGAGCTGCCCGTCGGCACGGTCAAGGTCAACGCGGTGTTCGGCGGCGCACCCGGTGGCGCGGCACAGCCGCACGGCGCGAGCGGCGAAGGCTTCGGCTACGGCCCGGAGCTGCTGGACGAGATGACCCGGATGAAGGTCGTGCACCTCAGTCCGGCGCCGCGCTGACGCCGAAGGCCTCCCTCGCCTTGGCGATGAGCGGCGCGAGCTCCCCGCCGGGTTCGGCGCGCTCGCGCCGCCACGCCAGCGCGGTCCGCAGATGCGGGTCGAGGTCGGCGAACGGCAGCGTGACCGTGTTGTCGAGGCGGTAGAGCTGCATCGGGCTCGCCGGGTCGAGCATGGAGATGGAGAACGCGATCCCGCTCGACACGAGTTCGGCGATGCCCGAGTAGTCCCCTTGGGACAGTCGCAGCCGCTTCTTCACGCCCGCCGCGTTGAGCTGCGCGTCGATCTCCTCGAAGTACGCCGGGGTGCTGTCGCTGGGCGTGGAGATGTAGGACAGGCCCGCCAGCTCGGCCAGGTGCACCGACTTCCGGCCGGCGAACTGGTCGGCGGGCACGACCGCGCCGAGCGGTTCGGACAGCACCTCGGCGACCTCGAGCGCGGGATCGGCCACCGGCAGCCGGACCAGGGCCAGGGCCAGCCTGCCGTCGTGCACCGCCTCGACCAGCCCGGCCGTGGGTCCCGGCCAGCGCTTGAGGTCGACCGTGTCGCGGGTGCGCTCCTCGAGTAGCTGCAGCTTCCCGCGCAGGTCCGGGTGCAGCCCGGCGGGCACCCCGACGAACACCGTCGCGCGCTCGGGATGCGCGGCCTCCCGCAGCCGCCACGGGATCGCGTTGACCTGCTCGATCACCTCCCGGGCGAGCGGCAGCAACGCGCGCCCGGCCGGGGTGAGCTCGACGGCGTGCGTGCTGCGCTTGAACAGCTCCTGCCCGAGCTCGCGTTCGAGGTCCTTGATCCGGCGGCTCAGCGGGGAGGTCGCCATGTGGAGCTTGCGGGCGGCCTGGGAGTAGTTCAGCTCTTCGGCCACGGCCACGAAGTAGCGCAGGTGAAACAACTCCACCTCGGGGAGCCTACCCGCGCGGCCCGCACCACTTCAGGGCCGGAAGCAGTGGCTGCCGTCGTAGAGCGGGCCGGGGTCCACCGGCAGCCCGGCGGGCGGGTCGATCAGGTAGGACCGGGTCTCCTGCGCGCCGAGCCAGGCCGCGCAGGCGCGGATGCCCTCGTCCAGCGACGAACCGGTCCACAGCGCGATATGCGTGCCACCGCAGGACGCGCACAGGTCCTCGAGCACGAAGTACCGCCGCAGGTCCGGCAGGTAGATCCGGGTGCCGGGCGCGAACACCCCCGGCGCGGCGGCGAAGGTCACCGGGTCGTCGTAGCTGCCGCTGCCGCCGGCGAGCCCGTGCAGGATCGTCGGGAAGGCGATCAACAGGCTGCCCAGCGGGTTCTTGTCGAGGGCGGAGTAGAAGCTGACGGTGCCGGAGGTGCTCTCGGGAGTGGCCGTTGTCGGCGCCGGACTGCTGGTCGCGGAGCCCGTGGGGGTCGCGGTGACCGTCCTCGTCGTGACGGGCCTGCGCATGGTGATCGTCTTCGTCGGCGGCGGGGTGGTGTCCGGCCGGCTGGGCAGGACGTAGTTCACCGTCGGCGGCTCTTCGGGCGTCATGGCCACGACCGGGAGCACCCTGCCGCCGCCCGCCCCGCAGGCGGCCAGCACCAGTGCGACGGGCAGCAGGAGCGGCAACCGGAATCGTGTGCTCATTCTCGCCTTTCTCCGACGGCGCGGAAAAGATAGCGGAACGACTCGTCGAAGGCAACGGACGAACATTTCTGCTCCGGTTCCGCGCCATTTCGTCAAGAAATCATCACGCCGCGCGCATAGACGGTGCGAATGCGGTGGATCGCATCCGGATCGGCCAGCGGGTCACCGTCCACAGCGAGCACGTCGGCGTCGAAACCCCGGGCGAGCCTGCCCTTCCGGTCGCCGAGGCCGCACGCCTCGGCCGGCGCCTCGGTCGCGAGACGCAGCGCTTCGGCCGGGGTGAGTCCCATCGCGGCCGCCATCCGGAGCGAGTACCGGAGGGTGTCGTGCGGCTTGGCGGCATTGATCCCGGCATCGCTGCTCAGCACCAGGCGGGCCCCGGATCGGTGCAGCAGCAGGAGGTTCCGGGCGATCCCGGGAATCCGGGCCGCGATGAACGGGGGTGGGGCGAAGCCCTCGAGCGGTACGGTTCCCGCGGTCGCGCCCACGACGATCCGCCGTTCGACGATCGTGTGCACCAGTTCCGGTGGCGGCTCGTCCACTCCGTCCGCGCTCCAGAACGACACGTGTTCCAGACTGTCCACATGCGCCTCGACGGCGTTCCGGATCGCTTGCGTGGCATGGGCGTGTGCGGTGACACCGAGGCCGAGCCGGTGCGCCTCCTCCACCGCCGCGCGCAGCTCGGGCACCTCGAACTGGGCGTCCTCCTGGCGGGTGCCGGGGGTGAGGGTGCCGCCGCTCGCCATGATCTTGATGAGGTCGACGCCGCGCTCGGCGCGTTCCCGCACGGCCGCGCGCATCGCGTCGGCGTCGGGCTTGGTCTCGCCGCCGAGGTAGTGACAGTGCCCCGAGGGCGGGGTGATCGGCGGCCCGGCGGCGACGATCGTCGGCAGCGGCCCGCCCTCTTCGCGCAGCCGCAGGGCGAGGTAGTTGCGGTCGCCGAGGTCCCGCACCGTGGTGACCCCGCCGCGCAACGCTTTCCGTGCGGCGGTGCGCATCGCGTCGAGCGTTTCGTCGTCGTCCCGCGCGGCCAGCGCGCCGACGGGGTCGGTGCCGGCGTCGAACGCGAGGTGGACGTGCGCGTCGACCAGTCCCGGCAGCAAGGTCGCACCGGCGAGGTCGACCGCGTCCGCCGGTGGTTCCACGCCGAATTCGAGGTTCGTTATTCGCTGCCCGTCCATCGTGAGGACGGGATCGTCCCGCAGTTCCGTTCCGTCGAAAAGCCTGGCCGCTCGCAGCACGGTGCGCATTCGGCGAATACTACGCGCGCGATCAATGCGCGTTGCGGTCTTCGCGTCCGATGAAGGCTCGTCGCAGCCCGTCAGGCTCGCGC
Proteins encoded in this region:
- a CDS encoding aldehyde dehydrogenase family protein codes for the protein MTDLIERETTATFREADDAIVSARRAFPDWARTPAGERAAALKAAAADLRARADEMAELNHHETGKLLDEAKGGVEAGAATLEQYAELGPTHRGRSLQGGWDATDVMVPEPRGVVLALTPWNDPVAVACGLLGAALATGNTVVHKPSERCPQLGAIMTEILAAHLPGDVLRCVSGDGRVGAQLAAHPEVDLIAHVGSTATGRSISAAAATSGAKVLLENGGNDPLIVDGDVDPAWAAEQAALGSFANAGQICVSVERIYVTRDLAPAFLDALVEQARKRPDEIPMGRLVDTRLRDEVHAQVSEAAADGAELLAGGALPEGDGSFYPATVLTGCEPTMRIMREETFGPVAPVRVVDDFDQALREACDDRYGLAATVLTNSMAHAQRAWRELPVGTVKVNAVFGGAPGGAAQPHGASGEGFGYGPELLDEMTRMKVVHLSPAPR
- a CDS encoding DUF1360 domain-containing protein yields the protein MSALHELKDQARAYRGNEDRPLGGYLAVMVVYGCLVGLGTLAVALTGRKLPQRVPKEDLVVLALGTHKLSRTLTKDAVTSPLRAPFTRYSGTGGPAEVMEDVRKPSGLRHSLGELLSCPFCLDMWVVTAFAFGLLFAPRATRLVAGAFATLAGADFLQLAYAKAQQITEKG
- a CDS encoding endo-1,4-beta-xylanase, which produces MRRFLAIVVGALVLLVAPTAAAAPPTLRALAARHDIRIGTAVDMSALAADPVYRRQVGSEFSTVTAENVMKWEVLEPQRGQYDWSAADRLMAFARQHGQAVRGHVLVWHSQLPAWLTAGSFSSDQLRQILRKHIFDTVGHFKGRIWQWDVVNEAFNEDGTLRDTIWLEKLGPGYIADAFRWAHEADPSAKLFYNDYNIEDVNAKSDAVYQLVKTLRAQGVPVEGVGMQAHETVDYTPTTMRQNMQRFQRLGLDTAVTEADVRMVMPPDAAKLGAQADVYRSMLSDCLATDRCISFTVWGFTDKYSWVPGTFEGQGAANLLDETFTPKPAYDAVRATLAAKEHRG
- a CDS encoding amidohydrolase family protein; translated protein: MRTVLRAARLFDGTELRDDPVLTMDGQRITNLEFGVEPPADAVDLAGATLLPGLVDAHVHLAFDAGTDPVGALAARDDDETLDAMRTAARKALRGGVTTVRDLGDRNYLALRLREEGGPLPTIVAAGPPITPPSGHCHYLGGETKPDADAMRAAVRERAERGVDLIKIMASGGTLTPGTRQEDAQFEVPELRAAVEEAHRLGLGVTAHAHATQAIRNAVEAHVDSLEHVSFWSADGVDEPPPELVHTIVERRIVVGATAGTVPLEGFAPPPFIAARIPGIARNLLLLHRSGARLVLSSDAGINAAKPHDTLRYSLRMAAAMGLTPAEALRLATEAPAEACGLGDRKGRLARGFDADVLAVDGDPLADPDAIHRIRTVYARGVMIS
- a CDS encoding DUF2630 family protein; translated protein: MTDKDIIGNIDELIAEEHKLREKATGAGLDDADRTRIKQVEEQLDQCWDLLRQRRARREFGEDESVAEARPISEVEHYQQ
- a CDS encoding glycosyl hydrolase 115 family protein, which produces MRRSAAILASLAFALTAVVAPVPSTAAPAAPADDFVVHDPGPGRFPLAAQGRTTPIVVSGGDYEGVAHAAADLQGDLQRVTGTRPVLSVDTVPSVREVVLIGTLGHSPLVDDLVRTGKLDVGGIAGKWETSLQQVVENPMPGVRRALVVAGSDQRGTIYGGYEISRQIGVSPWYWWDDVPAAHQNELYVLPGRHSQGTPAVEYRGFFLNDENPALGRWAPGYFGPGLAPGYPNGFNSQFYAKIFETMLRLKANYLWPAVWGRAFAEDDPQNHLTAKAYGVVMGTSHEAPMMRGIEEWNRHATPGSDPYGGNGQWSFRTNADAIKKYWTEGIKRMTEEDFEGVVTLGMRGNGDTSLPDGDGIDLMKDILASQRQILGQVTGKDVTTIPQVQTLYKEVQRYWDEGLRPPDDVTVVFADDNWGNLRKLPEQTLPPRGGGYGLYYHFDYVGGGRDYKWADTNLLPNIWDQLNQAYQYGVNRLWTVNVGDLKNDELPTQFFLDYAWNPARWPLAKLGEWERRYTAESFGPWQAGAIAEVLHTYAILQSRRKPELLNRRITTGPDNQVVYDDQASPFSLTDYQELDRVTAQWQQLAAQAEAIRRTLPAALQDAYYELVYYEVKASANLYALRQAEFTNLLYAKQGRAATNDLADVTDARFADDQAMSDYYNNTLAGGKWRGFQTQPKIGYGDVARYGPGAGWQEPELNNEALPDEVFPAVQRIALPDRAELGVAIGGSDKWWPAEPSPAVLPTFSPYQSQPQQYFDVFDRGSVPFDFQVRSGAPWVHVDQDRGRVDKQTRVTVWVDWAHAPKGRTTVPLTVTGNGTTVQVQAVVDNTLANPKGFVEANGYVSMQADHFTRAVGAGGVQWQRIPDIGRDGSGMEPFPVTAPRQVAGQGPRLEYTMTLSTAGPVQVLAYLSPRNDAVPGEGLKYAVSIDDEQPQVVDVIAATGADDAGMNRQWERNTSDNVNLTTTTHTIAAPGVHTVKVWMIDPTVVVQKLVVNTGGLRPSYLGPPESRRG
- a CDS encoding LysR family transcriptional regulator → MELFHLRYFVAVAEELNYSQAARKLHMATSPLSRRIKDLERELGQELFKRSTHAVELTPAGRALLPLAREVIEQVNAIPWRLREAAHPERATVFVGVPAGLHPDLRGKLQLLEERTRDTVDLKRWPGPTAGLVEAVHDGRLALALVRLPVADPALEVAEVLSEPLGAVVPADQFAGRKSVHLAELAGLSYISTPSDSTPAYFEEIDAQLNAAGVKKRLRLSQGDYSGIAELVSSGIAFSISMLDPASPMQLYRLDNTVTLPFADLDPHLRTALAWRRERAEPGGELAPLIAKAREAFGVSAAPD